CGTGTTACGGATGCTGGAGCATAGGTTCTCCTTTTGATATTCCATATGCAAATCTCGTTGTTAACGATACTAGCGATGATGGTCGAATATGTAGGGCACCAGGTTGCATATGGGACGCAAGCGAATGTTGTGGAAAGAGTGATTAACGGTTCAGTGAGCTCTTCTATCCAAATTCTAGTACACCAATCGGCTCCGCAAGTCAAGAAGAGTTTAGGACAGAAACGAGAAAACTCCATTCTGTATACGGGTCCATCGTGAGCCAAAAAACTGTCTATGTGatgatacaaataatttttggaACATCGATATATCGCTCCCTCGTCCGAGCCCACGAAATAAATGGGACTTAGAGTCGGATGTTGACAAAGAACAAGAGCTCCCGAGCTATGACTCATTAGAATATCGTATGCGACACATTGGTCTGATCTATTCACTcctaatattttatcttctatCTTAGAAATCTTCATCATCTCAGTCATTATAAAATCCTCGTCCAATGGATAACGATAAACACATCCATTTTGAttactcgtatatattaattcctaaagcgagaaaaaagtatcaatctttctttaatgctattattgttatttatcatCGTTACATATATTGAAACATCGAGTACCTGAAAATCAAAATGTTCGTCGCTCTTCCACCATTGTACTTGCCAATGTGGCTCGTAAGAGAATGCTGACGTATCCCTCTTACTTTGTCGTATTACGTTAAGAGAAGTGCTGCTAACGTCAATGACTTTGATCGAACCATCGTAGAAACCAATTGCAAGTAAATTTGGCCGATCGCGACTCCAATCTATGCTGGAAATCTGACTGTCAaaggtatatatttttcctggCTCTTTTGGGTTCTTTGCACACCACAGTAACAAGAGGCCATCTTTCTTATCATCGGTTGGCTGCCAAGTCAAAAAAATGATCGTATAAATGGTATTACgctgttaaaatatttcaaaatgcaTTATTAATCTAAACGAACTTTTGAACAATACGACACAGCAATAATGTTTCTGTTGGAATAATTCAAACAAAATGAAGAAACTGGTCGGTCTTTACTGATATTGCAGGTATAAGTCCACAGTAGATCGAGATCGTACGTAAATTCTAGATCGAGACTACATGGATCTCGTTGAACGATCCCAGTGAAACGTTTTTGAGCAGCAAGGTAAACATTGTTAGATAATATGCCTTCCATAGTACGTGCGGCTTTCAGAAACCTAGTATTATATGCTATATGAGTTAATTGTTCAGAAGAACTTTTCACTTGAAGTTCCATTTTCTCCTGCGGTAATTTATCTTCCATTTCCTATATATTCAATtacgttatataaatattatgtaggaaaataaatgaatgataaaTCAATAGCGATAGGATATCAACGATCGGACCTGCTTTTCCAACATTCGTAAAAAACTATCCCTTGTACGAACAACTAAAAGTCCATTCTTCTCTACCATCAATTCTGGTTCCTTATAAGTGTCGTATATAACCCAATTATTGACGAACATTCCTTCATTTTGTCGCGCCGTTCCTCCGAGATAAGTACCACGTGATTTTGTAATAACTTCTATCGTTTGGGTCTCAGCATCAGCCACTTTTCTTGCTATTCCAGGACCTGCTACTATCTCTTTGTATCTCTCATTGCTCTCTTGGACTGCTTGTCCTTCTGGTGTCCGAAGATCACTCGTCAAGGGAAgcatttcgaaaaaaataatcgtgtCTGTTTCTTTCAATATAATCGTTATTGTCTCTGGCCAAGTATAAAACACTTCTGGATCATAACTGAATAACAATAGAAGGAAACAATGTCattgaattaatttctcttatttatttgtttgtttgtttgtttgtttatttatttatttattacggcTACCTGGATACATAGAATTGAGGCGGTGCTTTTTCTTCAACATCATCCATAATACCAGTAGTCTCTACCTCAGTAGACAAAAAACTCTCTATTTGCATATCATCAATAATGTGAGTTGTTCgagatattaaagaagaaCTGGATTTAATGCCAGTGTGTgaggaagataaaaatgtcGATTGACTGTTGCTTTCAGATTGTAAAAGAGCAATCTGTTCTAAAGCGGTCATATGGCGATCATCGATTTGGTTGAACGTAGGATGTATCAGAGATTTCGGTGTCACGTCGATGCCGTCTTCGTAAATACGAAGTGCCATACGTTGTTGCAATAACGGCGATGCTATAACTTTAGCATATTTTCGACTTCTCGAAGCAATTTGCAATTTTAATTTCGACGAACTTACACTGTGTGGCCTAGAACTATATCTCTGAGAGTTATCCGTGTCACttgctttcattttttattgttaattcgTCCAAACTCTTCATACATTTCACTCGATTCGATCAATTTCTCCTATAtcgatgtaaaattaattttttcatcaaatTATTACTTTCCCCGTACAATACTTCTTCGCAAACAATGCTATCTAAATACAGTGTATGGATTCCATGGAGACGTGATAATCGATTAGGCTGATATTATCTTCTATGACTAgtcttcgaagaaagaaacaaacaaataaaaaacaaggatatatatcaaatctatctatctatccacgTAGAAAATCTAAAGTCGTTTAAACAAAcacaatattctataaataaagattCAGATTTCTTATGGAAAAAACGAGCGATCTCAATTTAAAAGTGTCTTAGTCATctttaaacgaaaaataatcatttgaaAAAGACCCGCCAAGCGCCATCTGAGAACAGGACTGCCCTCTGGCGCGGTGACTGACAATTATTCGATATACGTGATCGAACGAGTGTCCTTAGTCGATATAAGACCAACACGAATATATGTGCGATTGGTGTCGcgttaatcgaattaaataaaaataaaaatatacatacattattattattattattattactactactattactattcttattattataatatcgttatGAAGGAAATTCTTTAATTGTTTAACGTAGACGATAATTTGACGAAACACGTACAAGGATAtacgattgaaatttttcgacTTCAAGGACATCTCGTTAGAACGCACAATCTAAACGTACTCGTTGGTCAAACCCCTTTACGTGTTGATCCACGAACATCcgttttacattttacattggaaaaataatttactgtTGATGCTTGCGCAATCGTTCCGTTACAAGAAACGCGTGATTCgtcgaaagaaacaaatagataGTGAATAAGagaggagaacgagagaaaaagagacggagttacgttttctctctctctctctcttttttttatatatacgaagaaaCGCCAGTGGGAGAAAATAAATGGCCGAAGGAGTCGTCTTTAAGTCGTTGGATCGAAGAAGTAAGTGATCGCGACACAAATAATCCTTTGAcgtcataattatttttcttttacgttttaatgttctttcctcttctttttttttttttacttttttttcttgttgacAGCTGTCATCtaagtacacacatacacacgtatatatatatatattttttttttcgatcctTCGTCCTTGTTCGTGATCCTTGTTCGTGAATATCGACGaaacttgattttatttttttcttttttttttcctttcttcgagcTCAACCTCGAAGACATTTtgctttcatatatataccgatttagaaattctttttctcattcgtcgtagtcgtagttgtcgttgtcgtcgtcatcgtcgtgatcgtcgtagtcatcgtcgtagtcgtcgtcgttaaatttgtataaaaatttcgaggtgattcttttattattcggTATGATGGCCTCTCTATCGTGTTGTTCTTGTCGTGGCATGACTTTAGAACACACGACTTTCGATTGACCATCTCGAAAACAGATTGAtacgtgcgtatgtatgtCGAATAGTCCATTGTGAATGACTCACAATTAAATAGAGACGAACGATCGTTGTGTGATCAAGACCACGTAGGTTCATACGTAATAAGGTCTGTTACCGTATAAAGCGACGACTGAAAGACTTTTTggcattttctctcttacgtgtcattatatattttttcttttcttttttcttctttttttctctctatctctttctctctctctctctctctcttttattttatcattcgaCTCATTTCGAAtgtttctcgttctctcactCGCGATAGTGCCGTGAAATATtggtgataaaaaaaaaaatatatataaatttgatttgtGAATATCGTTCGTCGCTTCATTTCCCCAGTTGTTTGTCAATCTTATTGACAGATATttctatgtttatataaagttCTAGAATATTCTTAAAAGATGATAACAAGCTAATTGGTACTCATTGATATCTTGTTAATCGCTACGTGTTGTACGATCGTTCTTATTATCTTGTTATCTgaaatcaatctttttttaatgactGTTATATTTTGTGCGATTTTACCTGGATACTTTTATTCCCCTAGATAATTAGAACTGGATAAGTACGATGAAGGAACAAGCTGGGCCTTCCAGGCCTTCCGGGTCTGCTacggaagaaaaggagaaggatgaTAGAATGTTTGAATGTAACATTTGTCTGGATACAGCCAAGGATGCGGTTGTAAGCATGTGTGGACATTTGTTCTGGTATGTCGCTCGTTATAATTTTCTGACAAAATGTCGGTATCCAAATCTGCAATAAtcagatatgtatatttattaataatcagaatatatttatttagaatatatatttgtattattacaaatatttacttattactaTATTGCGTATAGCTGGCCTTGTTTACATCAGTGGCTAGAGACTCGCCCAACACGGCAAGTATGTCCAGTTTGCAAAGCTGCTATTAGCAAAGAAAAAGTCATTCCATTGTATGGACGTGGAGCAACAAAACATGAAGATCCAAGGTTtgtcgttaaattaattaactattatatttgttcaccttggataaaaaagaaattaaataaattattatttcgtagaAATAACGTTCCACCCCGTCCTGCTGGACAGAGATCAGAACCTGAAACCAATTTGGGATTCTCTGGATTTGGATTTGGTGATGGTTCATACATGTCTTTTGGAATTGGAACATTTCCATTTGCATTTTTCACATCTACATTTAATTTTGGAGATACTCGACCAAGTGCTGGTATAattgagattttttttatctgtataCAATAGTATACGTATAATTGTacaaatttacaatttttttttttcttctttttcttttatagctCCACGAGGCACTCCACAATATGAAGAAGAGCATTTCTtgtcaaagatatttttatggtTATCAATGATATTCATCTGCTGGCTGCTAATGgcataactttttttttaagtttcacTGTATGTCTCgtaatttttactattattcgGTCAGTCCATTATACGTGTGCTCATACATAATTTTCCCTATTTGTAATAATCTTTGTCAAACGTATAACAACTATACCCCTGcttggataaataaatatataaatagttacactattatcttttcatcttttttgtttatatacttTATGACACACGTtgctaaaaatttttttaaattgtccAAGCAATTCTTGACTCTTGTCTATTACTTTATTTGTTTTGAAAGtttatgtacatgtgtatatgtgattatttctaattctaCAAAATATTCTGAGTGTGCTTTCGGCATTGTTATGCAGTATATACACgtttaacataaaatatatcctATTACATTAAATACAGCTTAGAAAAAAGTACTACCCTAGTTAGTAGTACATTCCGAATACATGCTTTTTTTAGAATAAGAATCTCAAAACTGCTTTTTATGATTATGGCCAATTTTACTATTGTATTGgattgcatatgtatataacctataaaatcaaaattatattaaagtagttcaatattatatcaatatgtaagaatatgaatattaatattaatacacagttatacaacatatataatattgtaatatattatgattataaacAGAAagttaaaatacaaaaaattatttgcgaGTGATATTCTCTCTGATATGATTtacctatttttttattttaacctaataacgatttatttgtttgtgcTATAGTTGTAAAAGTATTATCTACAAAatctcatttcttttaattcatttattgatAAGTAGTACATAAAAAAGCAACAAATGttgcaaaatattaaattcaataaattatatgtaacatTTGTTACTTGTAGAGTACAATCTAACTAAAACTACttacatatttatctttaaagaTAGTAAACGTGAAatcaatcttattttttttatactgcgctgactttaaaaataaaattgttgcattataattacttaattGTGCTGTTAGCATATTTGCATAAATGCACTATTTAGATAACCTACATTTGTTTTTGTCAGCTATgttctaataaatttaatcataaaattaatagaatattattccAACAAAAAAGCCCAATTATGCCACAATGaacaattttgttatttcatgGTTCTAGTAATCATATCACAGGTTGTAGCTCCACAAGGGTAAATATATGCTTCCCTTGCCTACGtgttaatatttcaatgaaaagtAGCAATTTGTGCATTGAAAAATCTTTATGTAACTATTATTATGTGCAGAGTTAATATTATTGCTAAACTCTATTATCTctctatatagtatatattgataaattattttctttcaatatataatcaaagaaGAACATTTCAAATGTTTTGTTTAATGTTCATTTAacttaataaaatgtataagaaGCTTTCTAACcatatttaattagaaatgcAATTCAGAATTACATATTGATTTCTTTGAAGAGCATAAAAGTTTAAGTATATCTATTTGAGACATTATATTTCATCCTTTTTGGGAATAGATTTCGTAAAACCTTTAGATAAGAGTAAATCATTACACTCATCACGTGTAAGGCTTACTAAATTTAATCTCTCCACCtcctataatattttaatagtgttaaatattttcattataaattcatattatattatgatataacaCACGATATACCTCTTCATTCTCATCATAAAGGACAAGTTCTGGACTTGCACCTTGAATATGCTTAAATTCAACATTGTTACTGTTTGTAACATTAAggacatatataattataaatttgtatattctCAAGTATTTTACTGATTCTGATtcaatattacgaataatatCGTTTTCACGTTATTTTCAGTTAGAACAAATATATACTCATATGTTTCATGAAAATATGATCAAGTTTAGTGTAATATGCAAATGAAGTTTACATAATACAGGATATGTgacgtaattaaatatttacaataataatacataagcATACGAACGTATTATTGATCATCTCTCTTTGAACATCATTCTCTTTTGGAATCGTacgatttatgaaatataaa
The sequence above is a segment of the Vespula vulgaris chromosome 12, iyVesVulg1.1, whole genome shotgun sequence genome. Coding sequences within it:
- the LOC127068154 gene encoding dynein axonemal intermediate chain 4, which translates into the protein MKASDTDNSQRYSSRPHSVSSSKLKLQIASRSRKYAKVIASPLLQQRMALRIYEDGIDVTPKSLIHPTFNQIDDRHMTALEQIALLQSESNSQSTFLSSSHTGIKSSSSLISRTTHIIDDMQIESFLSTEVETTGIMDDVEEKAPPQFYVSSYDPEVFYTWPETITIILKETDTIIFFEMLPLTSDLRTPEGQAVQESNERYKEIVAGPGIARKVADAETQTIEVITKSRGTYLGGTARQNEGMFVNNWVIYDTYKEPELMVEKNGLLVVRTRDSFLRMLEKQEMEDKLPQEKMELQVKSSSEQLTHIAYNTRFLKAARTMEGILSNNVYLAAQKRFTGIVQRDPCSLDLEFTYDLDLLWTYTCNISKDRPVSSFCLNYSNRNIIAVSYCSKPTDDKKDGLLLLWCAKNPKEPGKIYTFDSQISSIDWSRDRPNLLAIGFYDGSIKVIDVSSTSLNVIRQSKRDTSAFSYEPHWQVQWWKSDEHFDFQELIYTSNQNGCVYRYPLDEDFIMTEMMKISKIEDKILGVNRSDQCVAYDILMSHSSGALVLCQHPTLSPIYFVGSDEGAIYRCSKNYLYHHIDSFLAHDGPVYRMEFSRFCPKLFLTCGADWCTRIWIEELTEPLITLSTTFACVPYATWCPTYSTIIASIVNNEICIWNIKRRTYAPASVTRSPNEARLVKVAFTDNGKQMVTADVQGAVYIYNLEGIPFSPYNQEEILIESVKKALLTKPDLLKKLRKTGPPFSDE
- the LOC127068179 gene encoding E3 ubiquitin-protein ligase RNF185-like, which translates into the protein MKEQAGPSRPSGSATEEKEKDDRMFECNICLDTAKDAVVSMCGHLFCWPCLHQWLETRPTRQVCPVCKAAISKEKVIPLYGRGATKHEDPRNNVPPRPAGQRSEPETNLGFSGFGFGDGSYMSFGIGTFPFAFFTSTFNFGDTRPSAAPRGTPQYEEEHFLSKIFLWLSMIFICWLLMA